GGCAGCTTCCTGCTGCACATCTACTCGGTGCACTACCTACCAGGCGGCGCGGTGCAGGTCCCCATCGCCGGGCACGTCGGCATCCCGACCATGGTCGAGCACATCGTCGGGCTCGAGACCAGCGTCGTGCTCGGGACCGTGACCACCATGTGCAAGATCGCCGACTACCTGCTCGAGACGGACGCCTCGGGACGCCCGGTGCGTCAAgaggccgccgaggtcgCCGCCAGGCACGTCAGGCTGCTGCTCTTCTCGGGCGAGGCGCTCTACCCGGACCAGATGGGGGTGCTGGCCGCAGCGTTCCCCGGCGCCAGGATCCGGTCCGTCGTCTACGGGTCCATGGACTCGGGGATCGTGGGGCTGGCGCCGCCACAGCAGCCCGACACGCCGCCTCCCGAGCCGGCAGAGGCCGTGGGCGTCCGGGACGACAAGGCCACCGCGGCGCCCCTGATACTGCAGGACAAGACGGACCAGCGGGTGCACAGTGTGAACAGCGAGTGGGGGGTGATTGTGCAGATCGTCACCGAGGACGGGCGGGTCACCACGACGGCCGGGGAGGAGGGCAGCATCGTGGTCACCAACACGGGGCGACGACTCATGCCGGCCATCAGGTACCCGTCGGGAGACCGCGGGGCATGGGTGGACCATGCTCAGGGGCTCTTCCGGGTGCTGGGGCGGGATCGAACGGCGGTCCGGGTGGGCCCCGTGTCGGTGGACTTTGTGCACCTCAGAGACCTGGTGGCCGCCATCATGGGACCCGAGAGGCCCGTGGCGGCTCTGCAGCTCAGGGTGGGCCGCTGCGACGCCAAGGACCAGCTGACGGTGCTCGTGGCGTACCGGCCCGAGAGCAGAGGGNNNNNNNNNNNNNNNNNNNNNNNNNNNNNNNNNNNNNNNNNNNNNNNNNNNNNNNNNNNNNNNNNNNNNNNNNNNNNNNNNNNNNNNNNNNNNNNNNNNNccccgcatatagggaatggaaattccaatacacaccgagaaaggagcccgaggaactgcgtttgccaagacccctactgggccattatttggccatgaggaccggccacggcgatttcaaggcctaccatgaccgtttcaaccaccaggatgcaaacacctcgtgtgcctggtgctggaagcggacctcccctgagcacccggtgcactgccgctattcgcgggcggtgtggagaaactggccgtggcctaataacgaccggccggccgggccgccaaatcgcgcccaacgctggaaattcttccagacaagcttcgggcaaccgaaaagctttgaggcgttttcgatagccaccaactacttcagcgcccgccccagagcggcccgccagcgccccgcgcgccacgaacgcactttacgcctagggacaccgatcgtaaacgactcgaactctgacgaggaatagacttactgccttttcacccacacttcacggcacaagccgtcagacgaaccctccgtgcaccttaggcacggggtcgcgtcagtgaactaaccccctaagcaggaccgggcccgaacccggtcaggcacgatccgcctctgccctccttgttttccccctgtgtaaataaagaagatagaacgcgcgccgagatacccctcgggaggttgctaacggccggctaacaagccgggccgagcccggcgttaaataatactactactactactactactactactactactactactactagctCAAAAGTGTCATGTTTGTTTTACCAATGGCACTGCACTGCACTGCACAATTCAATAGACACCCCCTAAGAACCAAGAGACGCGGAAATACCATCAGACGCCACGATTTATGTGTTCTCGAGGTGTTCCTTGAAAATACGTGACATTGGTAATCAAGTAACAAGGCGCATAATACAACAGAATATACTTGCAGACGCTAAAGTGAAAGGGGTAACGCTGTAACTACCGACCAGGGAACATGCTGTGACGTTGTCGCAGACTATCCCCGAGGGGATGATGCGATGGAATGATGATGATAGCCAGGGCAACGAGTCGTGCCCATTCAAAATCGAGATTGACACTGACCACCTGTCAGGATCGGACATGAAGCTCACTACTTTGATTCCTACCTTATTTTGTACCAGATCCCATCTTCCAGTTCCCACCCCATCTTCCCGACCCCATCTTACCGACCCCATCTTCCCGACCCCAGCCTCCCGACACCCAGCTTCCCAACACTACTCACCCTCGGCCCAAAACAGAAAAACAGAAACACAAAAAGATCTGCATTCGCCACAGGGCCGCACCCCTGCTTTTGGTCgcacccccccttttttttcaccttgCTCAAGGCTCAAAAAATGGACCCGTCGGATGATAATCATGCCCGACACCCCGAGGTCCGCTACCTCATGCAAACGCCCTGGTGCGCCCAGCACCTAGCGTCGACGGGCGCGGACGACGAGTCGACGACGCCGCCCGTGGTCCGGGTGCACGCCAACAGGACCGTGCTGCCGACGCAGGAGAACCAGTTCGTCGGCGGCACGCTCAACAGCCCCGCGACCATCGCGGCGTGGGTCAACGTCTACGCGCGGCCGCAGCGGCGCCTCGGCTTCCGCATCCGCCAGTTCGTCTCGCTGATCGCGCTGCGCGACGGCATGATTGGCTTCCCCGGCGCGCTGCACGGCGGCGCCGCGTCGCTGCTCGTCGACGAGGTCACGGGCATGCACATTGCGTCGCAGCGGGACCCCGACCGGCCCTTGAACAAGGACTTTCGCACCGCCTACCTCAAGACTGAATATTTGAAGCCCATCCCGGTGCCGGGGGCGGTACTGGTCCGGTCGGAGATTGAGAGGGTGGATGGGAGGAAGCACTGGGTCAAGGCCACGATCGAGGACGGGAGCGGCCAGGTGCTGGCCAGGGGTGAGGTTTTGTATGTAGCTCTCAAGGAAAAGGCGAAACTGTAGATTTTACTAGCTCTAGATTGTGGGCTACAAGAACCACTAGATCTAGAACAGCCAGATCTTTTAAAGTAAGTTTTGAACCTCGTCCAAAATGTTTAAATAACAGTCTGCAATGTCTACACTACAATTTAGCCTCGCGCTCCTTGGCAACCTTGTGCTCTTCCCGCCAGGCCAGATCGGTCAGGATCTCCTCGCTCCCGCCGCCAATGACCTTGAGCCTGAGGTCGCGCGAGATCTGCTCCGTGATGGTCTTGCCGCGCTCGTAGGCCATGCCGCCGTGGACCTGCTGCGACTCGCGGACGGCGCGCTCGACGACGCGGCCGCCCTGGATCTTGGCGAGGGCGACGGGGCCGGCCAGGTCGCGGGCCTGCCAGCCGCGGCGCTTGACGTGGTGGGCGAGCTGCTCGAGCCAGGCCCAGTGGGCCTCGACGTCGCgggccagcgccgccagCTTGGCGCGGATGATCTGGTGCGACGCCAGCGGCCGCCCAAACGTCTCGCGCTCGTGCGCGTGCCGCAGCGCCTCGGCCAGGCACTCCCGCGCCTGCCGGTTGCAGTCCACCGTCAGGATGAACCGCTCCTTGTTGAAGTTGCGCACGATGATGGGGAACCCCCGCCCTCGCGCCCGATCAGGTTGCCCGCCGCCACCCGCACCTCCCGCAGCTCCACCCACGACGACCCGCCTGCGTTGTGGCCAGTGTTGTGGATCTTGCGGATCGAGACGCCGCGCGAGTCGAGCGGGATGACGAGGAGTGAGATATCGGACCGCGACGGCGGCCGCGATGTTTTGtttccgctgctgctgctgctgctgctgcttgtgcGCACCGCCGTCGTCATGTGCGTGGCCCAGGGCGCGCCCGTGACCCACTTCTTCAACCCGTTGACGACGTACTCTGACCCGTCCGCGCTCAGCACCGCCGAGGTGCGAATGGCGCCGACGTCAGACCCGGCCGTGGGCTCCGTAATGGCCAGGCAGAAGCTCGTCTGCCAGGAAAACAGGCCCGGCAGCCAGCGGCGCTTCTGCTCGTCGGTGCCCGAGTGGACGATGGCGGGGCGCCCACGTTGGAGGCGCCGGCCAGCGCGATGGCCACGCCGCTGGGCAGCCGCGCCATCTCGTCCATGAGGATCAGCTCGTGGAAGGCGTCCAGCTGCTGGTCGGGATCCCCGCCACTGTCTGCTGGTCGCGCGGCCGGTACTCGAGCGGCACGTCCAGAAACGCCAGCCCCGAGCCCGCGAACCTCTCTCGGACCTCCCGGGGCGCCTCGCCTGCCGCCTCCCACTCCAGCGCGTGCGGGAGCAGGTGCCTGTCTACGTACTCGCGCACGTGCTTTTGGAACCTCCGGTGCGACTCGTTGTAGTGTGGGCTTTCGAGGCCATGTAGCCATGCTGGCTCGGACCACCTgtgattttgttttttgttatGTTATTTTATGTTTCATGTCCTTGAGTGATGCTCCAACCATATCCGCAGGGCATCTTACGGTAGTCTTTCTCCCATGTTTGACAGTTTGACTGTATATAAGTGGCTTGCTTtgcccctctttttttttcttttcccttgGAGACAATCTTGCTCTTCTCAGTCACCGTTAGCAATTCACTCGGTAGTCTCAGGTAACCGTACAAACTAGTCCGAACCAGCCCTCCAACAAAACGTAGGCAGATAGTGATGGCTTTTGTTCTTCAAGATCAACGGACGCCAAGCTCATTGTCCGAAACTCTCGTGTATAGCTAGTCATTTCCCGTTCTAGCAAATTTCCATCCAATCTGTCATCAAAACCCTGTTGCAGACGGTCGGTCCACTGCGATCAGACCTAGGTTTTTGGCCAAGCTTTTTTTAACTTTATAACCTCCGTCTGCTGGCAAATAAATAACGTTCAATAAAAGATCAAATAAGAACGGAAGAAATAATGTACAAGAATTGTTTCAATCTCAATCTCGTGTCCCCATATGCTATTCTTGTCCCCTTCCCCCTCTAGCGAAGTGGATGCCTTTAGTAGCCCTGAAGACGGAGCATGTTGCATGTGATGAGGTCAGCAGAATAGCAGGCCTTGACCCTCGTCGCACCGCTGATGAGCTTGTTCTTGTTTGCGTTAAGCTGCGACGCGGCGTCCGAGTTTGCGCCGACGATCTCGACCAGGTTGGCCGTAAgtccctgtttttttttttcgagaaGCGACATGGGTTAGTCCAAAATGTCTTGTCTTTGACTAAGCTCCCGGTCAGGAGTAGCGatcaaaaagagaaaaaaaagacaaaaaaaaagaaaaaaagaaaaaaaaaaactcacacTAATGACCGACTGGATGCCCCCCATAGAGTTGATGAGCGACTTGCCCTGCGCGGTGCCGTAGCCCACCCCCGACTGGGCGTTGGCCACGGTCTTGAGCAGGAGCAGGTGGCTCTGGGCGCAGTCGCCATAGGCAGCGGCGATGTCGTCgcgctgctggtcggcgtactcgccgtcgacggcggcggtgcccgTGATGCCGTTGACGAAGCCGCCGCCCAGCTGCGCGGCCTGGGCGAAGCCGTCGGCGCACTGCTGCATGTTGGCCGTGTTGGAGTTGGTCAGGATGGCGAGCGGGTTCGGGCTGAGCGCGCTGGCCGCCGGCTGCAGCTGCTTGGCCATGTCGCGGAACATGTTGAGCCCGCCCACGATCTGGTCGATCGACATGGCGGCCTGCGCCCCGGAGGCGAGCACCAGCGCGGTGGTGAGGGTGGTGAGGAAGGAGTTGGTGAACTGCATTTTGGAGATTGGGGTGTTTGGTCTGAGTTGTTTGATTGTAATTCGTAGGTAGGAACAAAAGAttgtaggaaatgcaaagGAGAGGCTGGGTTAAGCGGTGGTTTGAGAAATGAAATGAAAGGTAAGGACTGTGGGTTGGTGATTTCCTAGAAAAATTCAAGAGGTAGAGGGTATTCCTACCTGGAATATTTATACTTCATTTCGTTTAGGGCCATGGCGATGCCTACTATGAAGGATGCAAAACATATTTCCCCCTGGTGGAATAAGGGATGCGCGCAATCCTCCCACCGCAAAGCCCAACTCTTCACTGGCTGGTGCGTTTACCTATCGGTCCGCCGTTGCGTTTTCGCGCTACCGGTAAGATTGCACCTGCCAAGCGTCCCGAGCCACGGGAGCATCGAGACCAACAATCCCCTGGGACTATCTAGTTCTAAATTGATAGACCAGGCTAGAGAATTTGCTACTAGTCGCCTCGTGGACCTGCGTTAACAAGACGTTGATGTCCGTTAGTGCAGGGGCACTAGGGTCTAGCCTGTGTGGCTCCTGTCTTGATTATTTCGGCCCTGCCCCGAACAAAAAAGGGGTGCAAGGTATTTATTTGTCAATGATTGTGACAAACCACGCCatgcaaacacccaaaaccCTCAAGAGTGGCCGCTTACTTTCGGCAGCACAAAGCCGGAAGCGTCAGGTGTGGCTTTTTAAAAGGGGAACCAGGCGAATACTATTTGTTTTTTATGTTGATAGTTTTCAATTAGCCTGACCGGAGGCGAATCTCCCGGATGTCAAG
Above is a genomic segment from Pyricularia oryzae 70-15 chromosome 7, whole genome shotgun sequence containing:
- a CDS encoding medium-chain specific acyl-CoA dehydrogenase, which gives rise to MATWPRKPTLQRVAPEVPKARARVRRQAPAPARAGVGGGRRGAPGGPREVRGLGAGVSGRAARVPAARPADSGGDPDQQLDAFHELILMDEMARLPSGVAIALAGASNKRRWLPGLFSWQTSFCLAITEPTAGSDVGAIRTSAVLSADGSEYVVNGLKKWVTGAPWATHMTTAVRTSSSSSSSSGNKTSRPPSRSDISLLVIPLDSRGVSIRKIHNTGHNAGGSSWVELREERFILTVDCNRQARECLAEALRHAHERETFGRPLASHQIIRAKLAALARDVEAHWAWLEQLAHHVKRRGWQARDLAGPVALAKIQGGRVVERAVRESQQVHGGMAYERGKTITEQISRDLRLKVIGGGSEEILTDLAWREEHKVAKEREAKL